From a region of the Oryza sativa Japonica Group chromosome 6, ASM3414082v1 genome:
- the LOC4340099 gene encoding pectate lyase has protein sequence MDIYTTSHHSTIMAASSVTGSRRLCILFYLLTVVATVVTAASAHTAHNATADEEYWEKRAEEARSFNRAAYVSDPVATLNRFNADVLRATTRRSLARYTGPCMATNPIDRCWRCRDDWATDRKRLARCVRGFGHRTVGGAAGKIYVVTDASDDEMVIPRKGTLRYGVIQDRPMWIVFARDMIIQLRQELIVNHNKTIDGRGAQVHITGAQITLQGVQHVIIHNVHIHHSVPHGGGMIRDSKRHYGLRTRSDGDGISIMSSSNIWIDHVSMSNCSDGLIDAVSGSTAITISNGHFTKHDHVMLFGASNSDAQDEVMQITVAFNHFGKGLVPRCRFGFFHVVNNDYTHWLMYAIGGNMNPTIISQGNRFIAPDDLNAKEVTKREYTPYDEYKEWVWKSQGDVMMNGAFFNESGGQNERSYDQLDFIPAKHGKYVGQLTKFAGTLNCHVGMPC, from the exons GTCGTCGCCACCGTGGTCACCGCGGCGTCGGCGCACACGGCGCAcaacgccaccgccgacgaggagTACTGGGAGAAGCGCGCCGAGGAGGCCCGCTCGTTCAACCGCGCCGCCTACGTGAGCGACCCCGTCGCCACCCTGAACCGCTTCAACGCCGACGTGCTCCGCGCCACCACGCGCCGCTCGCTGGCCAGGTACACCGGCCCGTGCATGGCGACCAACCCCATCGACCGCTGCTGGCGCTGCCGCGACGACTGGGCCACCGACCGGAAGCGGCTGGCGCGGTGCGTCCGTGGGTTCGGCCACAGgaccgtcggcggcgccgctggcAAGATCTACGTGGTGACCGACGCCAGCGACGACGAGATGGTCATCCCGAGGAAAGGGACGCTCCGGTACGGCGTGATCCAGGACCGGCCGATGTGGATCGTGTTCGCGCGCGACATGATCATCCAGCTCCGGCAGGAGCTGATCGTGAACCACAACAAGACCATCGACGGCCGTGGCGCGCAGGTGCACATCACCGGCGCCCAGATCACGCTCCAGGGCGTCCAGCATGTGATCATCCACAACGTCCACATCCACCACTCGGTGccgcacggcggcggcatgaTCCGCGACTCCAAGCGCCACTACGGCCTCCGCACgcgcagcgacggcgacggcatctCCATCATGTCCTCCTCCAACATCTGGATCGACCACGTCTCCATGTCCAACTGCTCCGACGGCCTCATCGACGCCGTCAGCGGCTCCACCGCCATCACCATCTCCAACGGCCACTTCACCAAGCACGACCACGTCATGCTCTTCGGCGCCAGCAACAGCGACGCCCAGGACGAGGTGATGCAGATCACCGTGGCGTTCAACCACTTCGGCAAGGGCCTTGTGCCGCGCTGCAG GTTCGGATTCTTCCACGTCGTCAACAACGACTACACGCACTGGCTCATGTACGCCATCGGTGGCAACATGAACCCGACGATCATCAGCCAGGGGAACAGGTTCATCGCGCCCGACGACTTGAACGCCAAGGAGGTGACCAAGAGGGAGTACACGCCGTACGACGAGTACAAGGAGTGGGTGTGGAAGTCGCAGGGCGACGTGATGATGAACGGCGCCTTCTTTAACGAGTCCGGCGGCCAGAACGAGCGCAGCTACGACCAGCTCGACTTCATCCCTGCCAAGCACGGCAAGTACGTCGGCCAGCTCACCAAGTTCGCCGGCACGCTCAACTGCCACGTCGGCATGCCATGCTAA